The Fundulus heteroclitus isolate FHET01 chromosome 13, MU-UCD_Fhet_4.1, whole genome shotgun sequence genome contains a region encoding:
- the LOC118556096 gene encoding tuftelin-like (The sequence of the model RefSeq protein was modified relative to this genomic sequence to represent the inferred CDS: added 114 bases not found in genome assembly): MGSLWKKIRQTSECKMLWFINTNGKSLPDGGVIISPPEMNGVRERKTAENGEEDTKPNELRRPLRLPLLDQDQAGHISERNSSKESSIAVVLPQKPSKQRQRAELITPIEERVDVIKVYLEPRSETKQSVRMLTDEVSQIQEVRYCLKTLREQMAARQNNNFNKVPANGFSVTVPSNQPPVTTTTNTNNNNNVTPDLQLEDNQEDSAKLREVTRRLYAQLKEMEEQHQEERARLEAESNEYRIRLAEQSERLQAVELQSEEKGQQVEELQRLLESMRLESGLLKDKVEAGEAELLRLKEDREEGAEKEQKCTELNHQVAVLKEKIYHLDDMLKSQQRKLRHMIEQLQYSRTILQDRDRVIMDLEEKVAFLEAENKELHDHMEHFLAGRDPPPLSTENKPEIVYSKPLIPASPTPTDKVLPFIKVIETRS; this comes from the exons ATGAACGgcgtgagagagagaaagacggCGGAAAACGGAGAAGAGGACACGAAACCCAAC GAGCTCCGCCGGCCGCTCAGGCTCCCCTTACTGGACCAGGATCAGGCAGGACACATCTCGGAGAGGAACAGCAGCAAG GAGAGCAGCATAGCCGTGGTGCTGCCACAGAAACCCAGCAAGCAGAGACAAAGAGCTGAGCTCATCACTCCCATAGAAGAAAGGGTGGACGTCATTAAG GTCTACCTCGAACCTCGGTCAGAGACGAAGCAGAGTGTCAGGATGCTGACGGACGAAGTGTCACAGATCCAGGAG GTGCGGTACTGCCTGAAGACTCTGAGAGAGCAGATGGCTGCCAGGCAAAACAATAATTTCAACAAG GTTCCAGCAAACGGCTTCAGTGTCACCGTGCCCAGCAACCAACCACCTGTCACCACTACCAccaacaccaacaacaacaataatgtcACCCCTGACTTGCAG CTCGAGGACAATCAGGAGGACAGCGCCAAGCTCAGAGAGGTGACCAGGCGCCTCTACGCGCAGctgaaggagatggaggagcagcatcAGGAGGAACGGGCCAGACTGGAG GCCGAGTCCAACGAGTACCGCATTCGCCTGGCTGAGCAGTCAGAGCGTCTGCAGGCGGTGGAGCTGCAGTCGGAGGAAAAAGGCCAGcaggtggaggagctgcagagactgcTGGAGAGCATGAGGCTCGAGAGCGGCCTCCTCAAAGACAAGGTGGAGGCGGGGGAGGCGGAGCTGCTGCGACTTAAAGAAGACCGGGAGGAAGGAGCCGAGAAGGAACAAAA GTGCACGGAGCTCAACCATCAGGTGGCTGTGCTGAAGGAGAAGATCTATCACCTTGATGACATGCTGAAGAGTCAGCAGAGGAAGCTCCGTCACATGATTGAACAG CTGCAGTACTCACGGACGATACTCCAAGACAGGGATCGGGTCATCATGGATCTGGAGGAGAAGGTCGCTTTCCTGGAAGCTGAG AACAAGGAACTGCACGACCACATGGAGCACTTCCTGGCAGGACGGGACCCTCCTCCCCTGTCCACAGAAAACAAGCCAGAAATTGTTTATAG CAAACCTTTGATTCCAGCATCCCCGACCCCGACCGACAAAGTCCTGCCTTTCATCAAAGTCATCGAGACCAGATCCTGA